One Candidatus Campbellbacteria bacterium genomic region harbors:
- a CDS encoding FAD:protein FMN transferase, producing the protein MTTEYNFDRKLMGSDLVVAITSDSQEKAQAIFERMSTIGDAYEKRFSRFLNESELSKLNTAKTAIVSQEFLEATHIAQKLFTETHGVFNALLQVSTIGYTKDFSLLAQEVHTTQTETYDIDFSHVLIDDTLSRISLAPTQKLDFGGFLKGHVAQIMSRECAGATGCIVNLGGDIFTTGEDVGERPFTFSVFNPVTNEHVLSMPLRDAAIATSGTYKRTWHTDNGHVHHILETQNKNSKSDIISATVMSTEGYRADAYATAALVLGSDKATQLLTQQKLPFVFITTTGELIHSYGLA; encoded by the coding sequence ATGACTACAGAATACAACTTTGACAGAAAACTCATGGGAAGCGACTTAGTCGTCGCAATTACAAGTGATTCACAAGAAAAAGCGCAGGCTATTTTCGAGCGCATGAGCACTATTGGGGACGCGTATGAAAAACGCTTTTCACGTTTTCTTAATGAAAGCGAACTATCAAAACTAAACACCGCAAAAACAGCTATCGTGTCTCAAGAATTTCTTGAAGCAACACATATTGCGCAAAAATTATTTACTGAAACCCATGGAGTTTTTAATGCACTCCTACAAGTCAGCACTATTGGCTACACAAAAGATTTCTCTCTCCTCGCGCAGGAAGTACACACGACACAAACAGAAACCTACGATATAGATTTTTCCCACGTACTCATTGATGACACCCTCTCACGTATTTCGCTCGCACCCACACAAAAACTTGATTTTGGTGGATTCTTAAAAGGACACGTTGCACAAATTATGTCTCGAGAGTGTGCTGGCGCTACTGGATGCATTGTAAATCTTGGTGGTGACATCTTTACCACAGGAGAAGATGTTGGCGAACGCCCATTCACTTTTAGTGTCTTTAATCCTGTTACAAACGAACACGTCCTCTCTATGCCTCTACGAGATGCCGCAATCGCAACTAGTGGCACATACAAACGTACGTGGCACACCGACAACGGACACGTGCACCATATTCTGGAGACACAGAATAAAAATTCAAAGAGTGATATTATTTCAGCAACTGTCATGAGTACCGAAGGATACCGTGCCGATGCATACGCAACAGCAGCGCTCGTGCTCGGATCAGACAAAGCAACACAGTTATTAACTCAACAAAAACTTCCGTTTGTTTTTATTACAACAACAGGAGAACTTATCCACAGTTATGGCCTTGCCTAA
- a CDS encoding FAD-dependent oxidoreductase → MTIQKMKATITGCADLSESAREIQLHTSTPFAFQPGSFVNVFFSLDGKMIRRAYSISSDAVDENNLTLSIRKTPNGTAGRFFWKDNLVGTEIEIQGPLGLNTADKMHHQRVFLFGFGIGVSVIKALAHHITKRPDVHEVVIMTGNRDKQDLLYTSFFEDLSQRFPHVTYHYTMSRALETTPLEHRGYIQDHIAHLNFDNSDVYICGQGVACTALLEKIKATHPTDCTFFVEAFH, encoded by the coding sequence ATGACCATACAAAAAATGAAAGCGACGATCACAGGGTGTGCTGATCTCTCAGAGTCCGCACGTGAAATACAACTACACACATCTACACCATTCGCCTTTCAACCAGGGTCGTTTGTAAATGTATTTTTTTCACTTGATGGTAAAATGATTCGTCGTGCATATTCAATTTCTTCAGATGCCGTCGATGAAAATAATCTCACACTATCCATACGAAAAACCCCAAATGGCACTGCGGGACGTTTTTTCTGGAAAGATAATCTCGTAGGAACAGAAATAGAGATACAAGGACCACTTGGACTTAATACAGCAGACAAAATGCATCACCAACGCGTGTTTTTGTTTGGTTTTGGTATTGGTGTATCGGTTATAAAAGCACTTGCACACCATATTACCAAACGCCCAGATGTGCACGAGGTGGTTATCATGACCGGAAACCGTGACAAGCAAGATCTTTTGTATACATCATTTTTTGAAGATCTATCACAACGTTTTCCACATGTCACATACCACTACACCATGTCACGTGCACTAGAAACTACACCATTAGAGCATCGTGGATACATTCAAGACCACATTGCACACCTCAATTTTGACAACAGCGATGTCTACATCTGCGGTCAAGGAGTGGCTTGCACTGCCCTTCTTGAAAAAATCAAAGCAACACATCCAACCGACTGTACCTTTTTTGTTGAAGCATTTCATTAA
- a CDS encoding ribonucleoside-triphosphate reductase translates to MAKAKSAAITTIIKRDGSEKPFDSNKIALAVEKAMKAAGEFKEGAPELIAKAVTAKILSEKKRDTKFIPTVEGIQDAVEAELMIHAFVATAKSYILYRAERTRVRIEQGDVPEHVRELAAKSKEYFHNNALGEFVYLRTYARWIEAENRRETWIETVDRYVSFMKENLGTKLTQKEYAEVREAILKQEIMPSMRLMQFAGEAARRCNTCAYNCTFTAPTKLEDFAEIMYLSMQGCGVGFAVESQNIEQLPQIQKQKGKKLPAHVVADSKEGWCDALTFGLHTWYDGRDVDFDFSQVRPAGARLKVMGGKASGPEPLRSLLAFAREKILKRQGRRLRTIDAHDIICKIGECVVSGGVRRTAMISLSDLDDADLRDAKKGQFFLTDAYRSVANNSAVYEAKPSNTELMEEWVALMKSGSGERGIFNRGALANTMPKRRVAYFEKLGFITDDGVTQGPIGPNPCGEIILQSKQFCNLSEVIARAGDTPDELVRKAKLAAILGTYQASLTNFKYISKEWTKNCRDEALLGVSVTGQWDCEAAREPATLRAMRDAAVKTNAAYAKRFGIKPSMSVTAVKPSGTVSQTFNCSSGIHPRHSKYYIRRVRISATDSLFKMLRDQGVPYYPEVGQTMENATTYVLEFPIESPESSKFKDDFSALEQLEYWKNVKLNYTEHNPSATISVGEDEWISVVDWIQKNWEIIGGLSFLPRFDHVYQLAPYEEINKKRYQELVEAFPVVDYSKLLTYELTDGTEQKKELACIGGLCDIDMPAPDSKKSVKA, encoded by the coding sequence ATGGCAAAAGCAAAATCAGCTGCGATTACCACCATCATTAAACGAGATGGATCAGAAAAGCCTTTTGATTCAAATAAGATTGCTCTTGCAGTCGAAAAAGCGATGAAAGCAGCTGGTGAATTCAAGGAGGGGGCTCCTGAATTAATAGCAAAAGCCGTTACCGCAAAAATACTCTCGGAAAAAAAGCGTGATACAAAATTTATCCCTACCGTTGAAGGAATTCAGGATGCCGTTGAAGCAGAATTGATGATTCACGCATTTGTTGCAACGGCCAAATCATACATTTTGTATCGTGCAGAACGAACTCGTGTCCGCATTGAACAAGGTGACGTTCCGGAACACGTGCGAGAACTTGCCGCAAAAAGTAAGGAGTACTTCCACAACAATGCACTTGGTGAATTTGTGTATCTACGAACATACGCACGTTGGATTGAAGCTGAAAACAGGCGCGAAACCTGGATTGAGACAGTTGATAGATACGTATCGTTCATGAAAGAAAATCTCGGCACCAAACTGACACAAAAAGAATATGCCGAGGTGCGTGAAGCAATACTCAAACAAGAAATCATGCCATCAATGCGACTCATGCAATTTGCAGGAGAAGCTGCACGTCGATGTAACACTTGTGCATACAACTGCACCTTTACTGCACCAACAAAACTCGAAGATTTTGCAGAAATCATGTACCTCTCCATGCAAGGATGCGGTGTTGGATTCGCAGTTGAAAGCCAAAACATCGAACAGCTTCCACAAATACAAAAACAAAAAGGAAAGAAACTCCCTGCACACGTTGTCGCCGACTCAAAAGAAGGATGGTGTGACGCACTTACCTTCGGACTACACACATGGTACGACGGACGCGATGTTGATTTTGACTTCTCTCAAGTTCGCCCAGCTGGAGCACGTCTGAAAGTGATGGGCGGTAAAGCATCTGGACCAGAACCACTTCGTTCCCTTCTTGCATTTGCTCGAGAAAAAATTCTTAAACGACAAGGACGTCGTCTCCGCACCATCGACGCACACGACATCATTTGTAAAATTGGTGAATGTGTTGTATCGGGTGGAGTACGCCGAACAGCCATGATTAGTTTGTCTGATCTCGACGATGCTGATTTGCGCGACGCTAAAAAAGGACAATTCTTCCTTACTGACGCATACCGTTCAGTGGCAAACAATTCAGCCGTCTATGAGGCAAAACCATCCAACACCGAACTTATGGAGGAATGGGTTGCGCTCATGAAAAGCGGTTCAGGAGAACGTGGAATCTTCAACCGCGGTGCCCTTGCAAACACAATGCCAAAACGCCGAGTAGCATATTTTGAGAAATTAGGATTCATTACCGACGACGGAGTAACACAAGGACCAATTGGACCAAACCCGTGTGGAGAAATTATTCTCCAGTCAAAACAATTCTGTAACTTGTCAGAAGTAATTGCTCGCGCTGGAGATACACCTGACGAACTTGTTCGCAAAGCAAAGCTTGCCGCAATTCTCGGCACCTACCAAGCGTCACTTACCAATTTCAAATACATTTCAAAGGAGTGGACAAAAAATTGTAGAGATGAGGCACTTCTTGGAGTATCGGTAACAGGTCAATGGGACTGTGAAGCGGCTCGTGAACCTGCAACGCTTCGCGCAATGCGAGATGCTGCAGTAAAAACAAATGCTGCGTATGCAAAACGCTTTGGTATCAAGCCATCAATGTCAGTAACCGCAGTTAAACCTTCTGGAACTGTTTCTCAAACGTTTAACTGTTCATCAGGTATTCACCCACGTCACTCAAAATACTACATTCGCCGTGTACGAATCTCCGCAACCGACTCACTCTTCAAAATGTTGCGCGACCAAGGAGTTCCGTACTACCCAGAAGTTGGTCAGACTATGGAAAATGCAACAACATACGTGCTCGAATTTCCTATTGAGTCACCTGAGAGTTCTAAATTCAAGGACGACTTCAGCGCACTCGAACAACTTGAATATTGGAAGAATGTGAAACTTAATTACACCGAGCACAACCCATCGGCAACTATTTCTGTTGGAGAAGATGAGTGGATTAGCGTTGTTGATTGGATACAAAAAAACTGGGAGATTATCGGCGGACTTTCGTTCTTACCACGATTTGATCACGTCTACCAGCTCGCACCATACGAAGAAATAAATAAAAAACGCTACCAAGAACTTGTTGAAGCGTTTCCTGTTGTCGACTACTCAAAATTGCTTACCTACGAACTCACCGACGGCACAGAACAAAAGAAAGAGCTCGCATGTATTGGTGGTCTCTGTGACATCGATATGCCAGCACCTGATTCAAAAAAATCAGTTAAAGCATAA
- a CDS encoding cob(I)yrinic acid a,c-diamide adenosyltransferase, producing the protein MLFTRKGDDGTSGLFGTRDRLAKDSPLFEALGTVDELNSLLGLCFATSHHAKTGTIQIAAIVRTIQEHLFIVQAELAGVDKTITPEHVMWLEQVSNDIEAIIGSPTTFLIAGGTELSGLLDVARAVSRRAERRVISARDIQAVSNTTSAYLNRLSSVLYALARYASWNEDVHEKAPSY; encoded by the coding sequence ATGTTGTTTACGAGAAAAGGGGACGATGGAACATCTGGATTATTTGGGACACGTGATCGTCTTGCAAAAGATAGTCCTCTTTTTGAGGCGCTTGGAACAGTTGATGAGCTTAATTCGTTGTTAGGTCTTTGTTTTGCTACGTCTCACCACGCAAAAACGGGAACCATCCAGATTGCTGCTATTGTGCGTACTATACAAGAGCACCTTTTTATTGTTCAGGCGGAGCTTGCTGGCGTTGATAAAACAATTACGCCAGAGCATGTGATGTGGCTTGAACAGGTATCAAACGACATAGAAGCGATTATAGGGAGTCCTACGACGTTTTTAATCGCGGGTGGGACGGAACTCTCGGGTTTACTTGATGTTGCGCGCGCAGTTTCTCGTCGAGCGGAACGTCGTGTTATTTCTGCTCGTGACATACAAGCGGTATCAAATACCACAAGCGCGTATCTCAACCGTCTTTCCAGTGTGCTGTACGCACTTGCACGATATGCGTCATGGAATGAAGATGTGCATGAAAAAGCCCCTTCGTACTGA
- a CDS encoding ABC transporter permease, which translates to MFWINTKRILKAGFVNFWRNGFVSLASVLIMMVTLFTLGAVLFSGAILNASLLQLKEKVDVNVYFLPDTQEADILKLKSSLEALPEVKSVDYTTSEQALINFQERHKDDQTILGAIQELDSNPLGPVFNIRAQETSQYEAIAAFLESPAALGSANDVIVQKVNYKSNKAVIERLSNIIDSAERLGFALSMVLIVLSLIITFNTIRLAIYTAREEISVMRLVGAGNMYVRGPFIVEGIMYGVVSAILVLVLFYPLTYWIGPFTKEFFGAMNVFEYYVSNFGEMFLVLLSAGIVLGAVSSYLAVRRYLRM; encoded by the coding sequence ATGTTCTGGATAAATACAAAAAGAATACTTAAGGCAGGATTTGTAAATTTTTGGCGCAATGGTTTTGTGTCGCTTGCTTCTGTGTTAATCATGATGGTGACACTCTTTACGCTCGGCGCAGTTCTTTTTTCCGGAGCAATATTAAACGCATCGCTTCTTCAGCTGAAAGAAAAAGTGGACGTGAATGTATATTTTTTACCTGACACACAAGAAGCCGATATTCTCAAATTGAAAAGTTCGCTTGAAGCGCTTCCTGAAGTTAAGAGTGTTGACTATACAACGAGTGAACAAGCACTTATAAACTTTCAAGAACGACACAAGGATGACCAAACAATTCTCGGCGCTATTCAAGAGTTGGACAGCAATCCACTTGGACCAGTATTTAATATTCGAGCACAGGAAACATCTCAATACGAAGCTATTGCGGCTTTTTTAGAAAGTCCGGCGGCTCTTGGAAGTGCAAATGACGTTATTGTTCAAAAGGTTAATTACAAAAGCAATAAGGCGGTTATCGAAAGGTTGTCGAACATTATTGATTCAGCAGAACGTCTCGGATTTGCATTGAGTATGGTACTCATCGTGCTTTCACTCATCATCACATTTAACACAATTCGACTTGCTATTTATACTGCACGAGAAGAAATTTCAGTCATGCGACTTGTTGGTGCAGGAAATATGTATGTTCGTGGTCCGTTTATTGTTGAAGGTATTATGTACGGCGTCGTATCTGCCATACTTGTCCTTGTTCTTTTTTACCCACTTACCTACTGGATTGGCCCGTTTACGAAAGAATTTTTTGGTGCAATGAATGTATTTGAGTATTACGTAAGCAACTTCGGAGAAATGTTTCTTGTACTACTTTCTGCGGGTATTGTGCTTGGTGCGGTATCAAGTTACCTCGCTGTTCGTCGATACTTGCGCATGTAA